The genomic region AGATTTTTGTTGTTAAACAAGTTTTATGCGACCAAAGTTTGAAGAAAGCATCATTCTTATAGATGTAATGTACAGAGAGAAAAAATTGCAGATGTGAGTTAGGCTAGTTGGTTATTGTGGTGTGCATGTCGCCTTGCACTCAAGTTTGTATTCCCCTCCCGGTTAATTTGATTAGTTTAGAAAAATCGCTTTTCAATCATGTTTTTTCTCACTGCTTAAGGCCATGTGGTTGCAAGCCTTCCTCTTATATTTTTCCTTGAACATGTCACACTGCTACTGTTCTTTCAAAAGAATTTTCCACATTTAATTATGGATGACAAACAATTTTACGCAGGATTTCTTGATCATGTCCTCAATTAGTATGGTCATTTCCATCTTACAAATGAACTAATTTCTTGTTCTACCACTAATGCATGTATTGTTTTCTGGTTTAGCTTAATTACATTTTCATTATTTGTATACCGCTAACACTCTGGAGGAAATTCTTTTGGCTTCATCACTTACGAGTTATGACCGAAAAATTATGGCTTGTTTGGTTCTCAGGCTGCCCAATTGCATTTTCGAGGGCAACGTATCTGGAAAGCTGCTATGGAAGACTTGATGTCAAAGGGAATGGGCTATGCTAATCAGGTTGTTAATTTTTCGGAGACGATATAATTTTACTCTTGTATTAGTATTATACACTTTACTGTTGGATTTCTAGGCTCTTCTTTCTGGATGTTCTGCTGGTGGTGTTGCAACTGTACTCCACTGTGATGGATTTCGTGGAATGTTTCCCGCAACTACTAAAGTCAAGTGCCTCAGCGATGGTGGATTGTTTCTTGACGCGTAAGTatcctttcttcaacaaatttTGGCATGCCCGATACCTTTTGGTTCTTAGTCAGATAAATAACCATGTTATCTGAAATTGCAGAATTGATGTATCTGGTAGGCGCACTTTGAGAAGTATGTTTAGAAGAGTGGTTAGCCTACAGGTATATTACAATTTAAACTTTGATGTGGTTAGCCTACAAGCATGTGGATTGAAGCTTCTATGATTAACACACCGAAGACGTGCAATTTTTCATTGATCTGTGAACTCCTAAAATTTGTTCTGCTCGTTTGAACTTTGATGTGGGGAACTTTTTAAGATCATGTAGATACAATTATTTTGCAGGGGGTGCAAAAGAATCTCCCACGGAGTTGTACCATTCGCCTCAACCCGACTTTGGTAATCGCCTCAACCCAATTTTAGAATGAGGCTTCCCTTCTGTTTTTAGTCTTGATTATTAACTTCGTCGTTCAAATTTCAGTGCTTTTTCCCCCAGCACTTAATTGCAAGTGTCAAGACTCCCCTTTTTCTGGTCAATGCAGCTTATGATACATGGCAGGTGCGTTCATATATAATTTCTCATCCTCGCGTTCCTTTCTGATTCATATGGTGAACGAGACCTTATACCTTGCAGTAGAATCGTGATACGCTGACGAGTGaatgattaatttaaatgttaTTCTCCTTCAATCAGATCCAGGCCAGTTTAGCTCCACGAACAGCAGACCCTAATGGCCATTGGCATGCATGCACAAACAATAATGCAAATTGTGCTGCATGGCAAATTAAGTTTTTGCAAGGTGACCTCATTAGTTTGATTATGCTTTGTGTTCCGGATGATGATTTAGTTACATGCTCAATGCTTTGTGTTTCGGAACTGAATTCAattatctcttttctttcttcaacaaatTATTAGGTTTCCGGAATCAGATGCTCAAAGCTGTAAGCGGATTCTCGAGGGCCGGTAAAAATGGTTTGTTCATAAATTCTTGCTTTTCTCATTGCCAGACCGAGAGACAAGACACCTGGTTTTCTCAAAATCCTCCCCTTATTGGAAATAAGGTATGTCCTCTTCCACTTTAAACTCGGATAAAGAAACAAATATCTATGGATTTGCAGTCGtttcattttcacattatttTGTCACACTGGAGTCTGTCTTGATCTCATATGCCATCAATTATCTGCAGGGGATAGCAAAATCAGTTGGAAACTGGTATTTCGATCGGTATAGTATCAAAGCTATTGATTGTCCGTACCCTTGTGACAAGACCTGCCATAATCTGGTGTTTAAGTGAATTTCTGTATTTCATCTCTATTTATGTCTTCTCTCCCCAATTTATATAGCCAAGGGCATGTAATGTAACATGTACCGTTTGAAATGAGTCATTGCTGTGAAGCTCGAAGAGCGATCAGCATGTCCAGGTATCGTTTTTTATAATCCAACATATAAACGGAATAATCTTTGATTAAATTTCAGTTACATATTTTGCCAACATCTAGTTGACAAAGATGCGATCAATTTCTCGAAtgaaattcatccaaaaaattatttttcatgagaAATACATGGTACAAAGGGAGAAGACAGAAGTTCATCAAAACTTACGTACTAGCTGGTTGAGTGTTCATATCAAACTAAGTGATGCACAAATGCCATATGTGGCTGGAGAATCGAAGGCTGTGATTCACATTCATCGGAATTGATCTctaaaaaatttctaaatatattcaccCATAACAACCTAAAAGAACTCCTTTATGGTTGTCTGCTTTTACTTAACTGATCCTTGCTTTTGTTCAATACCTTCGCCTACTTTTGGCCTTGTGTTCATAAGAATCTGAAATTGAGACAGA from Pyrus communis chromosome 4, drPyrComm1.1, whole genome shotgun sequence harbors:
- the LOC137731705 gene encoding pectin acetylesterase 10-like, producing the protein MRFLGSANMKLLWVVGFMGLLFCRRTDGTFIREVNVTQEQDLHYTESNVYGYAAYGYGVFTRPLMVGLTLINGAAAKGAVCLDGTLPAYHIHRGYGSGANSWLIQLEGGGWCDTIRNCVYRKKTRRGSSAYMEKQIPFSGILSNKAGENPDFYNWNRVKVRYCDGASFSGDSQNEAAQLHFRGQRIWKAAMEDLMSKGMGYANQALLSGCSAGGVATVLHCDGFRGMFPATTKVKCLSDGGLFLDAIDVSGRRTLRSMFRRVVSLQGVQKNLPRSCTIRLNPTLCFFPQHLIASVKTPLFLVNAAYDTWQIQASLAPRTADPNGHWHACTNNNANCAAWQIKFLQGFRNQMLKAVSGFSRAGKNGLFINSCFSHCQTERQDTWFSQNPPLIGNKGIAKSVGNWYFDRYSIKAIDCPYPCDKTCHNLVFK